A genomic stretch from Cellulomonas sp. KRMCY2 includes:
- a CDS encoding 3-isopropylmalate dehydrogenase, giving the protein MTRSVRLAVVAGDGIGTEVVEQGLRVLDAALAGSDVAVTTTDFDLGARRWHATGETLTDADLAAIREHDVILLGAIGDPGVPSGVLERGLLLRLRFELDHHVNLRPARLYPGVRSPLADPGEIDFVVVREGTEGPYVGNGGAIRVGTPHEVATEVSINTAFGVERVVRDAFARAAARPRKHLTLVHKHNVLVHAGHLWRRTVEAVNADFPDVTTDYLHVDAATIFMTTKPSRFDVMVTDNLFGDILTDQAAAITGGIGLAASGNINPDRTTPSMFEPVHGSAPDIAGQGKADPTATVMSVSMMLAHLGLDDAAARVEAAVAADLAERGDRVRSTAEVGADLAARVAG; this is encoded by the coding sequence ATGACACGCAGCGTCAGACTCGCAGTCGTCGCCGGGGACGGCATCGGTACCGAGGTCGTCGAACAGGGTCTGAGGGTCCTGGACGCGGCACTTGCGGGCTCCGACGTGGCGGTCACCACCACGGACTTCGACCTCGGGGCGCGACGATGGCACGCGACGGGGGAGACCCTGACGGACGCCGACCTCGCAGCCATCCGCGAGCACGACGTCATCCTGCTCGGCGCGATCGGTGACCCCGGCGTGCCGTCGGGCGTGCTCGAGCGCGGACTGCTGCTCCGGCTGCGCTTCGAGCTCGACCACCACGTCAACCTGCGGCCGGCGCGGCTGTACCCCGGAGTCCGCTCGCCGCTCGCCGACCCCGGCGAGATCGATTTCGTGGTCGTGCGCGAGGGCACCGAGGGGCCCTACGTCGGCAACGGCGGTGCGATCCGGGTGGGCACCCCGCACGAGGTCGCGACCGAGGTCAGCATCAACACCGCGTTCGGCGTCGAGCGCGTCGTCCGGGACGCCTTCGCCCGGGCGGCCGCCCGTCCGCGCAAGCACCTGACCCTCGTGCACAAGCACAACGTGCTGGTGCACGCCGGCCACCTGTGGCGGCGGACGGTCGAGGCGGTCAATGCCGACTTCCCCGACGTGACCACCGACTACCTGCATGTCGACGCGGCGACGATCTTCATGACCACCAAGCCGTCACGCTTCGACGTCATGGTCACCGACAACCTCTTCGGCGACATCCTCACCGATCAGGCTGCCGCCATCACCGGCGGCATCGGCCTCGCGGCGTCGGGCAACATCAACCCGGACCGGACGACACCGTCGATGTTCGAGCCCGTGCACGGCTCGGCCCCGGACATCGCCGGCCAGGGCAAGGCCGACCCGACGGCGACAGTGATGAGCGTGAGCATGATGCTGGCGCACCTCGGGCTGGACGACGCCGCCGCACGGGTCGAGGCAGCGGTCGCGGCGGACCTGGCCGAGCGTGGGGACCGAGTACGGTCGACGGCCGAGGTGGGCGCGGATCTCGCGGCGCGGGTCGCCGGCTGA
- a CDS encoding branched-chain amino acid aminotransferase translates to MSTTHAPELSSAAAAFDIRRTDAPRDDVERAALLESPAFGTVFTDHMARITWTADGGWQDRRVEKHGPLLLDPAAAVLHYGQEIFEGLKAYRHADASVWTFRAHANAARFAASARRLALPELPAEDFLGSIEALVATDAAWVPDGDETSLYLRPFMYASESFLGVRPARAVEYLVIASPVGPYFASGVHPVAIWVAEDFHRAGPGGTGAAKCGGNYAASLLPQQEAYEKGCEQVCFLDAATNTQLEELGGMNVFLVGASGTVTTPALSGTILEGVTRSSVIALLRAAGREVVERSIPLAELRTGLQDGSVAEVFACGTAAVVTPIGRLAGEDFDLTVGDGATGTVTAAVRRELTDIQYGRVPDPHGWMHRLV, encoded by the coding sequence ATGAGCACCACGCACGCCCCCGAGCTGTCCTCCGCAGCGGCCGCGTTCGACATCCGGCGCACCGACGCGCCGCGCGACGACGTCGAGCGCGCCGCGCTGCTCGAGTCACCGGCCTTCGGGACGGTCTTCACCGACCACATGGCACGCATCACCTGGACCGCCGACGGTGGCTGGCAGGACCGCCGCGTCGAGAAGCACGGACCGCTGCTGCTCGACCCCGCTGCCGCCGTCCTGCACTACGGCCAGGAGATCTTCGAGGGCCTCAAGGCGTACCGGCACGCCGACGCGTCGGTGTGGACCTTCCGCGCGCACGCCAACGCCGCGCGCTTCGCCGCCTCCGCCCGGCGGCTCGCGCTGCCGGAGCTGCCGGCCGAGGACTTCCTCGGCTCGATCGAGGCCCTCGTCGCGACGGACGCAGCCTGGGTTCCCGACGGGGACGAGACCAGCCTGTACCTGCGGCCCTTCATGTACGCCTCGGAGTCCTTCCTCGGGGTCCGCCCGGCCCGCGCCGTGGAGTACCTCGTCATCGCCTCGCCGGTGGGCCCCTACTTCGCCAGCGGTGTGCACCCCGTGGCGATCTGGGTCGCCGAGGACTTCCACCGCGCCGGCCCGGGCGGCACGGGCGCCGCCAAGTGCGGCGGCAACTACGCCGCGAGCCTGCTCCCGCAGCAGGAGGCGTACGAGAAGGGCTGTGAGCAGGTCTGCTTCCTCGACGCCGCCACGAACACCCAGCTCGAGGAGCTCGGTGGGATGAACGTCTTCTTGGTCGGCGCGTCGGGCACCGTGACGACGCCGGCGCTGAGCGGCACGATCCTCGAGGGCGTGACGCGCTCCTCGGTGATCGCGCTGCTGCGTGCGGCGGGGCGCGAGGTCGTCGAGCGTTCGATCCCCCTCGCCGAGCTGCGTACCGGGCTGCAGGACGGCTCGGTCGCCGAGGTGTTCGCCTGCGGCACCGCGGCCGTCGTCACGCCGATCGGCCGGCTCGCCGGCGAGGACTTCGACCTGA